A region from the Actinoplanes sp. OR16 genome encodes:
- a CDS encoding NAD(P)/FAD-dependent oxidoreductase, translating to MPEESHVDVLVIGAGISGIDVAYRIRERCPELSLTIAEARDRLGGTWDLFRYPGVRSDSDIFTLAFPFRPWRGERSIVDGDELLAYIQDTARETGLDQKIQFNTRVISADWSGADARWRVRVMRGSEPSLYVCRFVVFGTGYYDYDHPHDPAIPGDFAGDVVHPQFWPAGLSYAGKRVVVIGSGATAVTVVPAMAAEAAHVTMLQRTPGYVLAQPRVDAIANGLRRVLPLPVAHRLARAKNTAMQWALYQACRRFPDRMRALLRKGAVAGTGSAAVADEHFRPPYDPWEQRLCIAPDGDLYQAIRAGDASVVTGHIERYVPEGVRLTSGEVVEADIVVTATGLRIKLLGGVAISVDGEPVDLSRSCAYHGTLLSGLPNLAVCIGYINLSWTVRADATARLVARLLRRMIDQNWSSVVPKAPEDLDLSGPFMDMPSGYLARAAAMMPRAGRRYPWAFRQNVMVDVWAAKRAGLEEDLVWTRQRQEARA from the coding sequence ATGCCGGAGGAATCGCACGTCGATGTGCTCGTCATCGGTGCCGGGATCTCCGGGATCGACGTCGCGTACCGCATCCGGGAACGCTGCCCGGAACTCAGCCTCACCATCGCCGAGGCCCGCGACCGGCTCGGCGGCACCTGGGATCTCTTCCGCTATCCGGGCGTGCGGTCCGACTCCGACATCTTCACGCTCGCGTTCCCGTTCCGCCCGTGGCGCGGTGAGCGGTCGATCGTCGACGGTGACGAGCTGCTCGCCTACATCCAGGACACCGCGCGCGAGACCGGATTGGATCAGAAGATCCAGTTCAACACCAGGGTGATCTCCGCGGATTGGTCCGGCGCCGATGCCCGGTGGCGGGTGCGGGTCATGCGAGGGTCGGAGCCTTCCCTGTACGTCTGCCGTTTCGTCGTCTTCGGCACCGGCTACTACGACTACGACCACCCGCACGACCCCGCCATCCCCGGCGACTTCGCCGGCGACGTCGTGCACCCGCAGTTCTGGCCCGCCGGCCTGTCCTACGCGGGCAAGCGTGTCGTGGTGATCGGCTCCGGCGCCACCGCGGTGACCGTCGTGCCCGCCATGGCCGCTGAGGCCGCGCACGTCACGATGCTGCAGCGCACCCCGGGATATGTGCTGGCGCAGCCCCGGGTCGACGCCATCGCGAACGGCCTGCGCCGCGTCCTGCCGCTGCCGGTGGCGCACCGCCTCGCCCGGGCCAAGAACACCGCGATGCAGTGGGCGCTCTACCAGGCGTGCCGGCGGTTCCCGGACCGGATGCGGGCGCTGCTGCGCAAGGGCGCGGTCGCCGGCACCGGGTCCGCCGCGGTGGCCGACGAGCACTTCCGCCCGCCGTACGACCCGTGGGAGCAGCGGCTGTGCATCGCCCCGGACGGTGATCTCTACCAGGCCATCCGTGCCGGTGACGCCTCGGTGGTGACCGGGCACATCGAGCGGTACGTGCCGGAGGGGGTGCGGCTGACCTCGGGCGAGGTGGTCGAGGCCGACATCGTGGTGACCGCCACCGGGCTGCGGATCAAACTGCTCGGCGGCGTGGCGATCAGCGTCGACGGCGAGCCGGTCGACCTGTCGCGGAGCTGCGCCTATCACGGGACGCTGCTCAGCGGGCTGCCGAACCTCGCGGTCTGCATCGGCTACATCAATCTGTCCTGGACGGTACGGGCGGACGCCACCGCCCGGCTGGTCGCCCGGTTGCTGCGACGGATGATCGATCAGAACTGGAGTTCCGTCGTACCGAAGGCGCCTGAAGATCTTGATCTGTCCGGTCCGTTCATGGACATGCCGTCGGGCTATCTGGCGCGGGCGGCGGCGATGATGCCGCGGGCGGGTCGGCGTTATCCGTGGGCGTTCCGGCAGAACGTGATGGTGGACGTGTGGGCGGCGAAGCGGGCCGGGCTCGAGGAGGATCTGGTGTGGACACGGCAGCGGCAGGAGGCGCGCGCATGA
- a CDS encoding sigma-70 family RNA polymerase sigma factor, with amino-acid sequence MKATDPHIAGLVVAAQHGDRRSLELLLAEHLPFVYTIVARAVDSPEDADDVVQDTMLRAVRDLAGLRAPASFKPWLAAIAVRQVGTWQSRRQSARSRAASFDELADAADPGADVEAMAVMRTRITGQRREVAEAARWLDDEDRALLSLWWQETAGLMTRNEVASAIGLGVAHTGVRIQRMREQLDLARAVTAALAAQPICARLAGLADDWNGSPSPLWRKRLARHVRSCPICSAVSPERVPVERLLAAVPALVPPPGLTETILAKSLAATVTGTGAAVSAGGGVAGVKAGVLGAMSAHPVVATIAGVAAAAAVIVPVAGGDGSAAPRAVPQVTAGPGAGVPQSTLPSVPRSAASGDPRSAQGSAGNTGNTGNGSSGAGGASETSAASGESAATGGTVRRGRVSLAWSGGGYVTARETTTATIAAADDQASRQNATFDAVDGLADPGCVSFQTADGRYLRHYELLIYTHTADGSAIFREDATYCPEAGATAGAVTLRSHNYPEFCLRWTGTEFRIGWDDGSAKFRADSSFVVRKPLAGKTA; translated from the coding sequence ATGAAAGCGACCGATCCCCATATCGCCGGCCTCGTCGTGGCGGCGCAGCATGGCGACCGCCGATCGCTGGAACTGTTGCTGGCCGAGCACCTGCCGTTCGTCTACACCATCGTGGCGCGCGCCGTGGACAGCCCGGAGGACGCCGACGACGTCGTGCAGGACACGATGCTGAGGGCGGTACGGGATCTGGCCGGACTGCGGGCGCCCGCCAGCTTCAAACCGTGGCTGGCAGCGATCGCCGTACGGCAGGTCGGCACCTGGCAGAGCCGGCGGCAGTCCGCCCGGTCCCGGGCGGCGTCGTTCGACGAGCTGGCGGACGCGGCCGACCCCGGCGCCGACGTCGAGGCCATGGCGGTGATGCGTACCCGGATCACCGGGCAGCGCCGGGAGGTCGCCGAGGCGGCGCGCTGGCTGGACGACGAGGACCGGGCGCTGCTGTCGCTGTGGTGGCAGGAGACCGCCGGGCTGATGACCCGGAACGAGGTGGCGTCCGCGATCGGTCTCGGGGTGGCGCACACCGGCGTACGGATCCAGCGGATGCGCGAACAACTGGACCTCGCCCGCGCCGTGACCGCGGCCCTCGCGGCCCAGCCGATCTGCGCACGCCTGGCCGGCCTCGCCGACGACTGGAACGGATCACCGAGTCCGCTGTGGCGCAAACGCCTGGCCCGGCACGTGCGCTCCTGCCCGATCTGCTCGGCGGTCTCTCCGGAACGGGTACCGGTGGAACGCCTGCTCGCGGCGGTGCCGGCCCTCGTGCCACCACCGGGACTGACCGAGACGATCCTCGCGAAAAGCCTGGCGGCGACCGTCACCGGCACCGGAGCCGCGGTGAGTGCTGGTGGTGGTGTGGCAGGCGTGAAGGCCGGTGTGCTGGGTGCCATGTCGGCGCATCCGGTGGTGGCGACGATCGCCGGTGTCGCTGCGGCCGCTGCGGTGATCGTGCCTGTCGCGGGCGGCGACGGCAGTGCGGCGCCGAGGGCTGTTCCGCAGGTCACCGCCGGGCCGGGGGCGGGCGTCCCACAATCGACGCTCCCGTCCGTTCCAAGATCCGCGGCGTCCGGCGATCCAAGATCCGCGCAGGGGAGCGCGGGGAATACGGGGAATACGGGGAACGGGTCCAGCGGCGCCGGCGGTGCCAGCGAGACCAGCGCGGCGAGCGGAGAAAGCGCGGCGACCGGTGGCACCGTTCGCCGCGGGAGGGTTTCGCTGGCTTGGAGCGGTGGGGGATACGTCACCGCCCGGGAGACCACCACCGCCACGATCGCCGCGGCGGACGACCAGGCGAGCCGGCAGAACGCGACATTCGACGCCGTGGACGGCCTGGCCGACCCCGGTTGTGTTTCGTTCCAGACGGCGGACGGCCGCTACTTGAGGCACTACGAGCTGCTCATCTACACCCATACCGCCGACGGCAGCGCGATCTTCCGGGAGGATGCGACGTACTGTCCCGAAGCGGGCGCGACGGCCGGCGCGGTGACGTTGCGGTCGCACAACTATCCGGAGTTCTGCCTGCGCTGGACCGGCACCGAATTCCGGATCGGCTGGGACGACGGCAGCGCGAAGTTCCGGGCGGACAGCAGTTTCGTTGTCAGGAAGCCGCTGGCAGGCAAGACTGCATAG
- a CDS encoding zinc-binding dehydrogenase: protein MRAVVVRDGNLEVAEVPLPEPGPGQIRLRVTRAGICGSDLHVRHEAEASADVAAEVGYADFMRRSHSVVMGHEFTGVVDAYGPDCRRRWKPGQAVVALPLIKHGDDVHMTGLSEFAPGAYAEYMLVAEAATMPVPDGVDPDLAALTEPLAVAHHAVRRGELGRDDVAVVIGCGPIGLAVILMLKAAGVRHVVASDFAAARRDLARACGADIVVDPAVRSPWDALSGRRELVTSATALYSTGLDALRDLRRVPGVPWWTAMRVAQRMGAGPRGAVVFECVGLPGVIEEIVTRAPFRSRVVVVGVCMKPDTFRPTMASNKEIDLRFSFCYDPVEFREALRMVARRRIDPRPLLTGVVGLGGVAEAFEELGRADQHAKMLVDPARA, encoded by the coding sequence ATGAGGGCGGTCGTGGTCCGGGACGGGAATCTGGAGGTGGCCGAGGTCCCGCTGCCCGAGCCGGGACCGGGGCAGATCCGGCTGCGGGTGACGCGAGCGGGCATCTGCGGGTCGGACCTGCACGTCCGGCACGAGGCAGAGGCCAGCGCGGACGTGGCCGCCGAGGTGGGGTACGCCGACTTCATGCGGCGCTCGCACAGCGTCGTGATGGGCCACGAGTTCACCGGTGTCGTCGACGCCTACGGACCCGATTGCCGCCGTCGCTGGAAGCCGGGGCAGGCCGTCGTCGCGCTGCCGCTGATCAAGCACGGCGACGACGTCCACATGACCGGGCTGTCGGAGTTCGCGCCGGGCGCCTACGCCGAGTACATGCTGGTCGCCGAGGCCGCTACCATGCCGGTGCCGGACGGCGTCGACCCGGATCTCGCGGCGCTGACCGAACCCCTCGCGGTGGCCCATCACGCGGTGCGGCGCGGCGAACTCGGCCGCGACGACGTCGCCGTGGTGATCGGGTGCGGTCCGATCGGGCTCGCGGTGATCCTCATGCTCAAAGCGGCGGGGGTACGGCACGTGGTGGCGAGCGATTTCGCCGCCGCCCGGCGTGACCTGGCCCGTGCCTGCGGCGCCGACATCGTGGTCGATCCCGCTGTGCGGTCGCCGTGGGACGCGTTGTCCGGCCGCCGGGAGCTGGTCACCTCGGCGACCGCGCTCTACAGCACCGGCCTCGACGCCCTGCGTGACCTGCGGCGGGTGCCCGGCGTGCCGTGGTGGACGGCGATGCGGGTGGCGCAGCGGATGGGCGCCGGTCCGCGCGGGGCCGTGGTGTTCGAGTGCGTGGGACTGCCCGGCGTCATCGAGGAGATCGTCACGCGGGCGCCGTTCCGCTCCCGCGTCGTGGTCGTCGGCGTGTGCATGAAACCGGACACGTTCCGCCCCACGATGGCCAGCAACAAGGAGATCGATCTGCGGTTCTCGTTCTGCTACGACCCGGTCGAGTTCCGCGAGGCGCTGCGGATGGTCGCCCGCCGCCGCATCGACCCCCGCCCCCTGCTGACCGGCGTGGTCGGCCTGGGCGGCGTGGCCGAGGCCTTCGAGGAACTGGGCCGAGCCGACCAGCACGCGAAAATGCTCGTCGACCCGGCCCGAGCCTGA
- a CDS encoding AraC family transcriptional regulator, producing MATVRSAGISGFADVVRGLGADPVPFVRAAGLDVAVLDHDDVPIAERRLADLLELAARELDCPDLGLRMAARHGLDTLGPLAMMLANCRTGADVLAATGRYLTVHSDAVHVDWIEDPDGEPGMAGLRYRGELGGPPPVQAMDAGLGFVHRALTALFGDDYGLAGVHLSYRPAIGHEAFYRVPIRADQAQSLLRINQDLLHRPVKGAQAWLRAHAEARLRALLPGEDGLTCRIRAVVAELLAFGTAGMDTVARTLAMHPRTLQRRLAEQGTTYAHLVDNIRRDRARHYLTETRLPFRDVSALLGFAEQATFSRACHRWWGVPPRRVRPKDLSARIKFFG from the coding sequence ATGGCGACCGTTCGTTCGGCGGGCATCAGCGGTTTCGCCGACGTCGTGCGCGGGCTGGGGGCCGACCCGGTGCCGTTCGTGCGCGCTGCCGGCCTGGACGTGGCGGTGCTCGACCACGACGATGTGCCGATCGCCGAGCGCCGGCTCGCCGACCTGCTGGAGCTGGCCGCCCGCGAGCTGGACTGCCCGGACCTCGGCTTGCGGATGGCCGCCCGGCACGGCCTGGACACGCTCGGCCCGCTCGCGATGATGCTGGCGAACTGCCGGACCGGCGCGGACGTCCTCGCCGCGACCGGGCGCTACCTGACCGTGCACAGCGACGCGGTGCACGTCGACTGGATCGAGGACCCGGACGGCGAACCGGGGATGGCCGGGCTGCGCTATCGCGGTGAGCTGGGCGGGCCGCCGCCGGTGCAGGCCATGGACGCCGGGCTCGGGTTCGTGCACCGCGCGCTGACCGCGCTGTTCGGCGACGACTACGGCCTGGCCGGCGTCCACCTCTCCTACCGGCCGGCGATCGGGCACGAGGCGTTCTACCGAGTGCCGATCCGCGCGGACCAAGCGCAATCCCTGCTCCGGATCAACCAAGATCTGCTCCATAGGCCGGTGAAGGGAGCGCAGGCATGGCTACGGGCGCATGCCGAAGCCCGCCTGCGCGCGCTGCTGCCCGGCGAAGACGGCCTCACCTGCCGGATCCGCGCTGTCGTCGCCGAACTGCTCGCCTTCGGCACCGCCGGAATGGACACGGTGGCACGGACCCTGGCGATGCACCCGCGCACGCTGCAACGCCGCCTCGCCGAGCAGGGCACCACCTATGCGCACCTGGTCGACAACATCCGCCGCGACCGGGCCCGGCACTACCTCACCGAGACCCGCCTGCCGTTCCGGGACGTGTCGGCGCTGCTCGGGTTCGCCGAGCAGGCGACGTTCAGCCGCGCCTGCCACCGCTGGTGGGGCGTACCCCCGCGCAGGGTGAGACCGAAGGATTTGTCGGCGAGGATCAAGTTTTTCGGGTGA
- a CDS encoding SRPBCC family protein, giving the protein MIDIDQVNATHRALGEMPVAGGAGRSLLLRRTYDAAIEDVWDACTDPDRLSRWMGAVEGDLRLGGTFQLKDNAGGDILRCEPPRLLAVTWVMGPGMATEVEVRLTPAGDDRTTVELEHSTPAEILDELLKQYGPGGTIGAGAGWDLAVLGLGLHLSGADVDPATWEDTPEAKEFATRSSHAWGAVVQQTWGGTDEEIAAAVAFSVQHYAPEA; this is encoded by the coding sequence ATGATCGACATCGATCAGGTGAACGCCACCCATCGCGCGCTCGGTGAGATGCCCGTCGCGGGTGGGGCCGGTCGCTCACTGCTGCTGCGCCGCACCTACGACGCCGCGATCGAGGACGTCTGGGACGCCTGCACCGATCCGGACCGGCTGAGCCGCTGGATGGGCGCGGTCGAGGGCGACCTCCGGCTCGGCGGCACGTTCCAGCTCAAGGACAACGCGGGTGGCGACATCCTGCGGTGTGAGCCGCCCCGGCTGCTCGCGGTGACCTGGGTGATGGGCCCGGGCATGGCGACCGAGGTCGAGGTGCGTCTGACGCCCGCCGGCGACGACCGCACCACCGTCGAACTCGAGCACTCCACCCCGGCCGAGATCCTCGACGAGCTGCTGAAGCAGTACGGTCCCGGTGGCACGATCGGCGCCGGCGCCGGCTGGGATCTCGCGGTCCTCGGCCTCGGCCTGCACCTGAGCGGCGCCGACGTCGACCCGGCCACCTGGGAGGACACCCCGGAGGCGAAGGAGTTCGCCACCCGCAGCAGCCACGCCTGGGGCGCCGTCGTCCAGCAGACCTGGGGCGGCACCGACGAGGAGATCGCGGCGGCGGTGGCGTTCAGCGTGCAGCACTACGCGCCTGAGGCGTGA
- a CDS encoding NAD(P)-dependent oxidoreductase: MTVLITGAAGGVAAYLRPALDSTYELRSTDRTPGDGVITGDLTDAGFARDVCTGADTVVHLAADAGATSIGEDVVPYPCCAYGVVKVFTENMGRLYADQHGLSVICLRLGGVRDEPMARSWLPGWLSGPDLVRLVTGALTTGVHFGVYHGVSANTGSIWRHDRARADLGYQPRDDSAAFVGTVPDDIPAQPAPGVRIAHLT; encoded by the coding sequence ATGACAGTCCTGATCACCGGCGCGGCCGGGGGAGTGGCGGCGTACCTGCGCCCGGCGCTGGATTCCACGTACGAGCTCCGGTCGACCGACCGCACGCCCGGCGACGGTGTGATCACCGGGGATCTCACCGACGCCGGGTTCGCCCGTGACGTCTGCACCGGCGCCGACACGGTCGTGCACCTCGCCGCCGACGCCGGCGCGACCTCGATCGGCGAGGACGTCGTGCCGTATCCGTGCTGCGCGTACGGCGTGGTGAAGGTCTTCACCGAGAACATGGGCCGCCTCTACGCCGACCAGCACGGCCTCAGCGTCATCTGCCTGCGCCTCGGCGGTGTCCGCGACGAGCCGATGGCCCGCAGCTGGCTGCCCGGCTGGCTCAGCGGCCCCGACCTGGTCCGGCTCGTCACCGGCGCCCTCACCACCGGCGTCCACTTCGGCGTCTACCACGGCGTCTCCGCCAACACCGGAAGCATCTGGCGTCACGACCGGGCCCGCGCCGACCTCGGCTACCAGCCCCGCGACGACTCCGCCGCGTTCGTCGGCACGGTCCCCGACGACATCCCCGCCCAGCCCGCGCCCGGAGTCCGCATCGCCCACCTGACCTGA